Part of the Propioniciclava sp. MC1595 genome is shown below.
GGACTCATCCTAGGGGCACCTCCCGCGCCCGCTAGGTTGGACGGGTGCACTATCGCGAACGTCTGAACGCCCCGGCGTGGTACTGGCTGGTGGGCGTCCTCTTCGGCGCCTCCACCATCATCGCGGTCGGGTTCTGGTACGGCCCGTGGGTCGCCTTCGGCGGCGGGCTCGTGGTGGCCGCCGTCATCACCGTCGCGCTGGCCTGGTTCGGCCGCACCGAGCTGGCCGTGGACGCCGACGGCCTGCGCGTGGGTCCGTCGCTGCTGGAGTGGCCCTGGCTCGGCGAGGTCGAGGTGCTGGACGCCGCGGCCACCCGCGAGTGCCTCGGGGTCGGGGCGGACGCCCGCGCGTTCGTCACCCAGCGCCCCTGGCTGAGCGAGTCGGTGCAGGTCACCGTCGACGACGCCGCCGACCCGCACCCCTACTGGCTGGTCTCGAGCCGCCGTCCCGCCCAGCTGGCGGCCGCCATCGAGACAGCCCGCGCGCAGGCGGCCTCGTGAGCGACCTCGAGGTCCTCGTCCGCCGGCTGGACGACGGCGTGCCGCTGCCGCGGTACGCCCACCCCGGCGACGCGGGGGCCGACCTGGCCACCGCCGAGGAGGTCGAGCTGGCCCCCGGCGACCGCCGCCTGGTCCGCACGGGCATCGCGCTCGCGGTCCCGGAGGGCTGGGCCTGCTTCGTGCACCCGCGCTCGGGACTGGCGGCCCGCCACGGCCTGACGATCGTGAACGCGCCGGGCACCGTGGACGCCGGCTATCGCGGGGAGATCATGGTCTGCCTGCTCAACACCGACGCCAGCCGATCCGTGATACTCCACCGGGGCGACTTGATCGCGCAGCTAGTCTTCCAACGCGTCGGACGGGCGGGATTCGCCGAGGCCGACGCACTGCCCGAGAGCGTGCGTGGCAGCGGCGGGCACGGGTCCACCGGTGGGGTCACCGCGTGGGCCGACGATTCGATCCCCACGG
Proteins encoded:
- a CDS encoding DUF3093 domain-containing protein, whose protein sequence is MHYRERLNAPAWYWLVGVLFGASTIIAVGFWYGPWVAFGGGLVVAAVITVALAWFGRTELAVDADGLRVGPSLLEWPWLGEVEVLDAAATRECLGVGADARAFVTQRPWLSESVQVTVDDAADPHPYWLVSSRRPAQLAAAIETARAQAAS
- the dut gene encoding dUTP diphosphatase gives rise to the protein MSDLEVLVRRLDDGVPLPRYAHPGDAGADLATAEEVELAPGDRRLVRTGIALAVPEGWACFVHPRSGLAARHGLTIVNAPGTVDAGYRGEIMVCLLNTDASRSVILHRGDLIAQLVFQRVGRAGFAEADALPESVRGSGGHGSTGGVTAWADDSIPTGEGGGRNQ